One window from the genome of Haemorhous mexicanus isolate bHaeMex1 chromosome 22, bHaeMex1.pri, whole genome shotgun sequence encodes:
- the LOC132337336 gene encoding C-C motif chemokine 5-like has translation MKVLAATLATLLLLATCSPAEGHLDGVPSTCCFSYQRQPIPRRRVSSVFVTSSSCSQPGVIVVTQKKKQLCADPQAAWVQQLLKHFQSLEN, from the exons ATGAAGGTCCTGGCAGCCACCCTGGCcactctgctcctcctggccacCTGCTCCCCAGCTGAAGGTCACCTCG ATGGTGtccccagcacctgctgcttcAGCTACCAGAGGCAGCCCATCCCTCGGCGCCGCGTCAGCTCCGTCTTtgtcaccagcagctcctgcagccagccggGCGTGAT TGTGGTCACccagaagaagaagcagctgtgtGCAGATCCACAGGCAGCATgggtgcagcagctcctgaagcaCTTCCAGAGCCTGGAAAACtga